A stretch of Nonomuraea africana DNA encodes these proteins:
- a CDS encoding ABC transporter permease: MIVYLAKRLAGAAVVLALVSVITFGLALLVPGDPAIHLAGEHATREEIAAVRAELGLDRPMAVRYLEWAAAVLRGDLGTSLYNSQPVTEILAERLPVTLSLALAAMAVAVAISLPLGVLAALRQGGRLDRVISSGTALAVATPSFWLGLMLILAFAITFPLFPATGYRPLGDGFAAYAAHLALPALTLGVAAAVEPTRQLRAALADVLDTDYIRTARAKGLLPPAIVGRHAIRNAAVPYVTVIGLETGQLLGGAVVVEAVFGLPGLGTLAETTVTRQDLPVLQGIVLAGTVVVVAANLAVDLAYRWLTPGEVA, from the coding sequence ATGATCGTCTACTTGGCCAAGCGCCTCGCGGGCGCGGCGGTGGTGCTGGCCCTCGTGTCGGTGATCACCTTCGGCCTGGCCCTGCTGGTCCCCGGCGATCCCGCCATCCACCTGGCCGGCGAGCACGCCACCCGCGAGGAGATCGCCGCCGTCCGCGCCGAGCTGGGCCTCGACCGGCCGATGGCGGTCCGCTACCTCGAATGGGCCGCGGCCGTGCTGCGCGGGGACCTCGGCACGTCGCTGTACAACTCCCAGCCGGTCACCGAGATCCTCGCCGAGCGGCTGCCGGTGACGCTCTCGCTCGCGCTGGCCGCCATGGCGGTCGCCGTGGCGATCTCGCTGCCGCTCGGCGTCCTCGCGGCGCTGCGGCAGGGCGGCCGGCTGGACCGGGTCATCTCGTCGGGTACGGCGCTCGCGGTCGCCACGCCGTCCTTCTGGCTCGGGCTCATGCTGATCCTGGCCTTCGCGATCACCTTTCCGCTCTTCCCCGCCACCGGGTACCGTCCGCTCGGCGACGGCTTCGCCGCCTACGCCGCGCATCTCGCGCTGCCCGCGCTGACGCTGGGCGTGGCGGCGGCCGTCGAGCCGACCCGCCAGCTGCGGGCCGCGCTGGCCGACGTCCTCGACACCGACTACATCCGCACGGCCAGGGCCAAGGGGCTGCTGCCACCCGCCATCGTGGGCAGGCACGCGATCCGCAACGCCGCGGTGCCGTACGTGACCGTGATCGGGCTGGAGACCGGGCAACTGCTCGGCGGCGCGGTCGTCGTGGAGGCGGTGTTCGGCCTGCCGGGTCTCGGCACCCTCGCCGAGACGACCGTCACCCGCCAGGACCTGCCCGTGCTGCAGGGCATCGTGCTGGCCGGCACGGTCGTCGTGGTGGCCGCCAACCTCGCGGTCGACCTCGCCTACCGCTGGCTCACCCCGGGGGAGGTCGCGTGA
- a CDS encoding ABC transporter permease — protein MSAITLSPGEHVGRRLVRRPDVVLALAVLAFLVLAALAAPLVAPYDPVDQDLMRRLEGPGAAHWLGTDESGRDVLSRLLHGTRVSLGAALLAVSVAVAGGVPLGLLAGYLGRGFDLVVSRFADAALSIPGLVLAIAIATALGPSLTNAMLAVGLVYAPGFYRVTRGATITVRGRTYVQAAITTGCSVPRIVLRHILPNVGTPVIVKVFLTFGYAILAEASLSFLGLGVQPPEASWGSMLKRAVRYLEQAPLLVILPGLVILVAVLAFNTIGDGLRDALAHREREPS, from the coding sequence GTGAGCGCCATCACGCTGTCGCCGGGGGAGCACGTGGGACGGCGGCTGGTCCGCCGCCCCGACGTCGTGCTCGCTCTCGCCGTCCTCGCCTTCCTGGTGCTCGCCGCGCTGGCGGCGCCGCTGGTCGCGCCGTACGACCCGGTCGACCAGGATCTGATGCGCCGGCTGGAGGGTCCGGGCGCGGCCCACTGGCTCGGCACCGACGAGTCGGGCCGCGACGTGCTCAGCAGGCTGCTGCACGGCACCCGCGTCTCGCTCGGCGCCGCGCTGCTCGCGGTGTCGGTGGCGGTGGCCGGCGGGGTGCCGCTGGGCCTGCTGGCCGGCTACCTCGGGCGCGGCTTCGACCTGGTCGTCTCCCGCTTCGCCGACGCCGCCCTGTCGATCCCCGGGCTGGTGCTGGCCATCGCCATCGCCACCGCGCTCGGGCCCAGCCTCACCAACGCGATGCTGGCGGTGGGCCTGGTCTACGCGCCGGGCTTCTACCGGGTGACGCGCGGGGCGACGATCACGGTGCGGGGACGGACCTACGTCCAGGCCGCGATCACGACGGGCTGCTCGGTGCCCAGGATCGTGCTGCGGCACATCCTGCCGAACGTCGGCACGCCGGTGATCGTCAAAGTCTTCCTGACGTTCGGCTACGCCATCCTCGCCGAGGCGAGCCTCAGCTTCCTCGGTCTCGGCGTGCAGCCGCCCGAGGCGAGCTGGGGCTCGATGCTGAAGCGGGCGGTGCGCTACCTCGAACAGGCCCCGCTCCTGGTGATCCTCCCCGGGCTGGTCATCCTCGTGGCGGTCCTGGCCTTCAACACGATCGGCGACGGCCTGCGCGACGCGCTGGCCCACAGGGAACGGGAGCCGTCATGA
- a CDS encoding ABC transporter ATP-binding protein, with protein sequence MTLEVAGLSISARAGGRLVPLVQDVSFTLGPGEAFGLVGESGSGKSMTALALLGLLPRGVRITAGSVRLGGTELVGAADRTLADLRGRRIAMVFQDPMASLNPALPVGAQVAEVLRRHLGLGRAPAARRAVELLDAVGIDDARRRAREHPHTFSGGMRQRAMIAMALACEPDVLIADEPTTALDVTIQAQILDLLVGMQDELGMAVLLVTHDLGVVAGTCHRLAVMYAGRLVEEGPVGEVFDRPLHPYTAALLAAAPENAMHGRRPQALSGTVPLPGSLPEGCAFSPRCPHTRADPCDSPLAEQPPTRSSRRVRCARSGELTLTGVSR encoded by the coding sequence ATGACCCTCGAGGTCGCAGGGCTGTCCATCTCCGCCAGAGCGGGCGGACGGCTGGTCCCGCTGGTCCAGGACGTGTCCTTCACGCTGGGCCCCGGCGAGGCGTTCGGGCTGGTGGGGGAGTCGGGCTCGGGGAAGTCGATGACCGCCCTGGCCCTGCTCGGCCTGCTCCCGCGCGGGGTGCGCATCACGGCGGGCTCGGTACGGCTCGGCGGGACCGAGCTCGTCGGCGCCGCCGACAGGACGCTGGCCGACCTGCGCGGCCGCAGGATCGCCATGGTGTTCCAGGACCCCATGGCCAGCCTCAACCCCGCGCTGCCGGTCGGCGCGCAGGTGGCCGAGGTGCTCAGGCGCCACCTCGGGCTCGGCCGCGCTCCGGCCGCACGGCGCGCGGTCGAGCTGCTCGACGCCGTCGGCATCGACGACGCGCGGCGGCGGGCCCGCGAGCACCCGCACACCTTCAGCGGCGGGATGCGGCAGCGGGCCATGATCGCCATGGCGCTGGCCTGCGAGCCCGACGTGCTCATCGCCGACGAGCCGACGACCGCCCTCGACGTGACGATCCAGGCGCAGATCCTCGACCTCCTCGTGGGCATGCAGGACGAGCTCGGCATGGCCGTCCTGCTGGTCACCCACGACCTCGGCGTCGTGGCGGGCACCTGCCACCGCCTGGCCGTGATGTACGCGGGCAGGCTCGTGGAGGAGGGCCCCGTCGGAGAGGTCTTCGACCGGCCCCTGCACCCCTACACGGCCGCGCTCCTGGCCGCCGCCCCCGAGAACGCCATGCACGGCCGCAGGCCCCAGGCGCTGTCCGGCACGGTGCCGCTGCCGGGGTCGCTGCCCGAGGGCTGCGCGTTCAGCCCGCGCTGCCCGCACACCCGCGCGGATCCGTGCGACTCCCCGCTCGCCGAGCAGCCGCCGACGAGGTCGTCGCGGCGGGTCCGGTGCGCCAGGAGCGGCGAGCTGACCCTGACGGGGGTGAGCCGATGA
- a CDS encoding ABC transporter ATP-binding protein → MSVLEARGLVKRFGRATARPAVHEVSFAVRAGETLAIVGESGSGKSTTARMLVGLVRPDRGRVLLEGDDLAALRGRALRARRKDLQMVFQDPLGSLNPAMRIGDSIAEPLLLHTGLDAAGCAERVAELLAQVGLRPEHARRLPREFSGGQRQRIAIARAIACGPRVLVCDEPVSALDVSTQAQILDLLAGLREATGFGCVFISHDLAVVRLIADRIGVMRHGELVELGPTQQIYDDPRHAYTRELVSAVPSLRARRRPVTKEVGG, encoded by the coding sequence ATGAGCGTGCTGGAGGCGCGCGGCCTCGTGAAGCGGTTCGGCCGCGCGACGGCACGGCCCGCCGTGCACGAGGTGTCCTTCGCCGTACGGGCCGGCGAGACGCTCGCCATCGTCGGGGAGAGCGGCTCGGGCAAGTCGACCACGGCCCGGATGCTGGTCGGGCTGGTCAGGCCCGACCGGGGCCGGGTGCTGCTGGAGGGCGACGACCTGGCGGCCCTGCGCGGGCGCGCGCTGCGCGCCCGCCGCAAGGACCTGCAGATGGTCTTCCAGGACCCCCTCGGCTCCCTCAACCCCGCCATGCGGATCGGCGACAGCATCGCCGAGCCGCTGCTGCTGCACACCGGACTGGACGCCGCGGGCTGCGCGGAACGCGTCGCCGAGCTGCTGGCACAGGTGGGCCTGCGGCCCGAGCACGCCCGGCGGCTGCCCAGGGAGTTCTCCGGCGGGCAGCGCCAGCGCATCGCGATCGCCCGCGCGATCGCGTGCGGGCCGCGCGTGCTCGTCTGCGACGAGCCGGTCTCGGCGCTCGACGTCTCGACGCAGGCGCAGATCCTCGACCTGCTGGCCGGGCTGCGGGAGGCGACCGGCTTCGGCTGCGTGTTCATCTCCCACGACCTGGCCGTCGTCCGGCTGATCGCCGACCGGATCGGCGTCATGCGCCACGGCGAGCTGGTCGAGCTCGGTCCCACCCAACAGATCTACGACGATCCCCGCCATGCCTACACGCGGGAGCTCGTCTCGGCGGTGCCGTCGCTGCGCGCCCGCCGTCGCCCTGTCACGAAGGAGGTGGGCGGGTGA
- a CDS encoding C45 family autoproteolytic acyltransferase/hydolase: protein MNDPVRLIEIDVHGDGRPAGHAYGEAARALVRRHHELIASGLAARGMALDDARRHALAVRAATRAVAPELAAEVDGVGEGAGMTAADGWILQLRAELTGWGTAAPECSSLALVDPARPGGPLAAQNADLPPAYGNLFLVLRRWPARGPALITVTPAGQLGHHGMNAAGVAVFGNFLRAGQWGVGVPRYLLTRIALAETDRHRAADAVAAVPRSGPRNLLVADDEGALDLETTPSAVRRLEPAGGVLTHTNHFLSELATFENAPPEWLRNSRARLARLGELLAKAGNDAGPVEVAAILADRDGAPDALCHHAADAPDLDIATVVSTIAEIRARRLHVCAGAPDSGGYAGYDLEETG from the coding sequence GTGAACGACCCCGTCCGGCTGATCGAGATCGACGTCCATGGCGATGGACGACCGGCAGGCCACGCGTACGGCGAGGCGGCGCGCGCGCTCGTGCGGCGCCACCACGAGCTGATCGCCTCCGGGCTGGCCGCCCGCGGCATGGCGCTCGACGACGCCAGGCGGCACGCGCTCGCCGTACGGGCCGCCACGCGGGCCGTCGCGCCCGAGCTGGCGGCGGAGGTGGACGGCGTCGGCGAAGGCGCGGGCATGACCGCCGCCGACGGCTGGATCCTGCAACTTCGAGCAGAGCTGACCGGCTGGGGCACCGCCGCGCCCGAGTGCAGCTCGCTCGCCCTGGTCGATCCCGCCAGGCCCGGCGGGCCGCTCGCCGCCCAGAACGCCGACCTGCCGCCCGCCTACGGGAACCTGTTCCTGGTGCTCAGGCGGTGGCCCGCGCGCGGGCCTGCGCTGATCACCGTGACGCCCGCCGGCCAGCTCGGCCACCACGGGATGAACGCGGCGGGCGTCGCGGTGTTCGGCAACTTCCTGCGCGCAGGGCAGTGGGGCGTCGGCGTGCCCCGCTACCTGCTGACCCGCATCGCGCTCGCCGAGACCGACAGGCACCGCGCGGCCGACGCCGTCGCCGCCGTGCCTCGCTCGGGCCCGCGCAACCTGCTCGTCGCCGACGACGAAGGGGCGCTCGACCTCGAGACGACACCGTCCGCCGTCCGACGCCTCGAACCGGCAGGCGGCGTCCTGACGCACACGAACCACTTCCTCAGCGAACTCGCCACCTTCGAGAACGCGCCACCGGAGTGGCTGCGCAACTCGCGCGCCAGGCTGGCCCGCCTCGGCGAGCTGCTCGCCAAGGCGGGGAACGACGCAGGCCCCGTCGAGGTGGCGGCGATCCTGGCCGACAGGGACGGCGCGCCCGACGCGCTGTGCCACCACGCCGCCGACGCGCCCGACCTGGACATCGCGACCGTGGTCTCGACGATCGCCGAGATCCGCGCCCGCAGGCTGCACGTCTGCGCGGGCGCGCCCGACAGCGGCGGGTACGCCGGCTACGACCTCGAGGAGACCGGGTGA
- a CDS encoding amidase: protein MNDPVNELVYLSATEAVARFAARELSPVELLTAVIERAERTEKDVNAFAEQSFEQAMEQAREAERRYLDGTARPLEGLPVALKEEQPIAGRPLRDGSLLLADNIADVTHPIVDRITAAGGIVHARTTTPEFCAGGFTHSDLWGVTRNPWNLGYSSGGSSGGSGAALAAGTALLATGSDIGGSIRIPASFNGVVGYKPPYGRVPALPPYNLDHYCHDGPMARTVADCALLQNVIAGQDPRDPVSLPAPPPLPPYSGSLAGRRVALCLTLGDYPIEEDVATATRRAADALVAAGATVAEIELPWSRAEIMRAAWAHYGAIFGPILAEAVAVHGDGLTRYARDFMDRSLKAHAELGFYGALKIEARVHADLAAVFERFDALLCPTSGTPALLAGEDHVETPLVVAGVTLDHNLEAPLTVPFNLASRCPVLSVPSGRSASGVPTGVQVVGRPYDDHTVFEVGAAVTAALPWYADDKWRPAT, encoded by the coding sequence GTGAACGACCCCGTGAACGAGCTGGTATATCTGTCGGCGACCGAGGCGGTGGCCAGGTTCGCCGCCCGCGAGCTGTCGCCCGTCGAGCTGCTGACCGCCGTGATCGAGCGCGCCGAACGCACCGAGAAGGACGTCAACGCCTTCGCCGAGCAGAGCTTCGAGCAGGCCATGGAGCAGGCGCGCGAGGCCGAGCGCCGCTACCTGGACGGCACCGCCAGGCCTCTGGAGGGGCTGCCGGTCGCGCTGAAGGAGGAGCAGCCGATCGCCGGGCGACCGCTGCGCGACGGTTCGCTGCTGCTGGCGGACAACATCGCCGACGTGACGCATCCGATCGTCGACCGGATCACCGCCGCGGGAGGGATCGTCCACGCCCGTACCACCACGCCCGAGTTCTGCGCGGGCGGCTTCACCCACAGCGACCTGTGGGGGGTGACCCGCAACCCGTGGAACCTCGGCTACTCCTCCGGCGGCTCGTCCGGCGGCTCGGGCGCTGCGCTGGCCGCCGGTACGGCGCTGCTGGCCACCGGCTCCGACATCGGCGGCTCGATCAGGATCCCGGCCTCGTTCAACGGCGTCGTCGGGTACAAGCCGCCCTACGGGCGCGTGCCCGCGCTGCCGCCGTACAACCTGGACCACTACTGCCACGACGGGCCCATGGCGCGGACGGTCGCCGACTGCGCGCTGCTCCAGAACGTGATCGCGGGACAGGACCCGCGCGACCCCGTGTCGCTGCCCGCGCCGCCGCCCCTTCCGCCCTACTCCGGCTCCCTGGCCGGACGGCGCGTGGCGCTGTGCCTCACGCTCGGCGACTATCCGATCGAGGAGGACGTCGCCACGGCCACCCGGCGGGCCGCGGACGCTCTCGTGGCGGCGGGCGCGACCGTGGCGGAGATCGAGCTGCCGTGGAGCCGCGCCGAGATCATGCGGGCGGCGTGGGCGCACTACGGCGCGATCTTCGGGCCGATCCTCGCCGAGGCGGTGGCCGTACACGGCGACGGCCTCACCCGCTACGCCCGCGACTTCATGGACCGGAGCCTCAAGGCCCACGCCGAGCTCGGTTTCTACGGCGCGCTGAAGATCGAGGCGCGGGTCCACGCGGACCTGGCCGCCGTCTTCGAGCGCTTCGACGCGCTCCTCTGCCCCACCTCGGGCACACCCGCCCTCCTCGCGGGAGAGGACCACGTCGAGACGCCGCTGGTCGTGGCCGGCGTCACCCTCGACCACAACCTCGAGGCGCCGCTCACCGTCCCGTTCAACCTCGCGAGCCGGTGCCCGGTGCTGAGCGTCCCCTCGGGCCGGTCCGCCTCCGGCGTACCGACGGGCGTGCAGGTGGTCGGCAGGCCGTACGACGACCACACCGTCTTCGAGGTCGGCGCGGCCGTGACCGCGGCCCTGCCCTGGTACGCCGACGACAAGTGGCGGCCCGCGACATGA
- a CDS encoding alpha/beta hydrolase: MADHTAALEAFGRVAALAAEHHTGLDGATRLMRSHAWVGGGAPAFAGALARHRATLQTALTGALTSLAHLVIRHGGPAPALPALTTSVTSMSATPATFQGIDPQAMAALISALDHAGHTLPPAATRLAAELSAHGLPANPGHTLGQIADWATAQSADLRRRLTRIQQTVPGTALPAGLAAYDLFAAHAGDPSAARTLLARVAGGDGAAITSLLALQDQARDPGLAAGVHAWWRALPPDQQDRLIRLAGLGLLNGLPASVRDRSNRLWLATEKARLKRELAAATAELDNPALLGGWERIANGLRRIERIERELRPVAGHPTPLLLAFDVTGQGRLIVSWGDPDTADITVTSVSGLTSGLDAAHGDLQRSRALWQQATKTSGEQVIASITWLGYDAPQIDPGIFDPGKSVAFESAAAKGGAALASFADGLRASHSPSGRARAVIVGHSYGSLTTSHAAVLRPGRLADDFIFVGSPGVGVDHASQLGVRPENVWVGEAGNDPVAALGRFGTDPGNASFGAQHFPVGRDVYTKAHSSYWNPDSVPLRNMGRIINRQKDELDHPEPLNEQPQVLMPELAPDLALKPNR, encoded by the coding sequence ATGGCGGATCACACGGCGGCCCTCGAAGCGTTCGGGCGAGTGGCGGCGCTCGCCGCCGAACACCACACCGGCCTCGACGGCGCGACCCGCCTCATGCGGTCGCACGCCTGGGTCGGCGGCGGCGCCCCCGCCTTCGCCGGCGCGCTCGCCCGCCACCGCGCCACCCTGCAGACCGCCCTGACCGGCGCCCTCACCTCCCTGGCCCACCTGGTCATACGGCACGGCGGCCCCGCTCCCGCGCTCCCCGCCCTGACCACCTCGGTGACCTCCATGAGCGCGACGCCCGCCACCTTCCAGGGCATCGACCCCCAGGCCATGGCGGCGCTGATCTCCGCCCTCGACCACGCCGGCCACACCCTCCCCCCGGCGGCCACCCGCCTGGCGGCCGAGCTCTCCGCCCACGGCCTGCCCGCCAACCCCGGCCACACCCTCGGCCAGATCGCCGACTGGGCCACCGCGCAGAGCGCGGACCTGCGCCGCCGCCTGACCCGCATCCAGCAGACCGTCCCCGGCACCGCGCTGCCCGCCGGTCTCGCCGCCTACGACCTGTTCGCGGCCCATGCCGGCGACCCCTCGGCCGCCCGGACCCTGCTGGCCCGCGTCGCCGGCGGCGACGGCGCGGCGATCACCTCGCTCCTCGCCCTCCAGGACCAGGCGCGGGACCCCGGCCTGGCCGCCGGCGTCCACGCCTGGTGGCGGGCCCTGCCACCCGACCAGCAGGACCGGCTGATCCGCCTGGCAGGGCTCGGCCTGCTCAACGGCCTGCCCGCGAGCGTCCGCGACCGATCCAACCGGCTGTGGCTGGCCACCGAGAAGGCCAGACTGAAGCGCGAACTGGCAGCGGCCACCGCCGAACTCGACAACCCCGCCCTGCTCGGCGGCTGGGAACGCATCGCCAACGGCCTGCGCCGCATCGAACGCATCGAGAGGGAACTCCGGCCGGTGGCCGGCCATCCGACACCGCTGCTGCTGGCCTTCGACGTGACCGGACAGGGACGTCTGATCGTCTCCTGGGGCGACCCCGACACCGCCGACATCACCGTCACCTCCGTCTCCGGCCTCACCTCCGGCCTCGACGCCGCCCACGGCGACCTCCAACGCTCCCGCGCCCTCTGGCAACAGGCCACGAAGACGAGTGGGGAACAGGTCATCGCCTCGATCACGTGGCTCGGCTACGACGCTCCCCAGATCGACCCCGGCATCTTCGACCCTGGGAAGTCGGTGGCTTTCGAGAGCGCCGCAGCCAAGGGAGGCGCGGCGCTCGCATCCTTCGCAGACGGGTTGCGCGCCTCCCACAGCCCTTCTGGCAGGGCGCGTGCCGTGATCGTCGGCCACAGCTACGGCTCCCTCACCACCAGCCACGCCGCCGTCCTTCGCCCGGGGAGGCTGGCTGACGACTTCATCTTCGTCGGCAGCCCGGGCGTAGGCGTCGATCACGCCTCGCAACTCGGCGTCAGGCCCGAGAACGTCTGGGTGGGGGAGGCGGGCAACGACCCAGTCGCCGCGCTTGGCCGCTTTGGCACCGACCCCGGCAACGCTTCCTTCGGCGCCCAACACTTCCCTGTCGGACGAGACGTCTACACCAAAGCCCACAGCAGCTACTGGAACCCGGATTCTGTGCCCTTGCGGAACATGGGCCGCATCATCAACCGCCAGAAGGACGAACTCGACCACCCTGAGCCTCTCAATGAGCAGCCTCAGGTGCTGATGCCCGAACTTGCCCCTGACCTGGCTCTCAAACCGAACAGGTGA
- a CDS encoding DeoR/GlpR family DNA-binding transcription regulator, with translation MADGDPALGPRERRDQIRQLVASEGFVRMEQLAEAHGVSLMTIHRDLDVLQSEGWLRKVRGGATAQPSALYHGDVRHRVQAMSEAKRLLAEEAVTLVEPGASVMIDESTTGLAVAGLLPARGPVTVISNFLAVVNLLAGEATIDLIALGGAYYPAYDAFLGMRTTEAIRSLHADVLFMSTTAVTNGHCYHQSQETVAVKRALMESAGRKVLLIDHTKFSKRGLHQLAPLTAFDLVIVDDGAAESDLAPLRAAGVPLRVASG, from the coding sequence GTGGCAGACGGCGACCCCGCGCTCGGCCCAAGGGAACGCCGCGACCAGATCCGCCAGCTCGTCGCGAGCGAGGGATTCGTGCGCATGGAGCAGCTCGCCGAGGCCCATGGCGTGAGTCTGATGACCATCCACCGCGACCTCGACGTCCTGCAGAGCGAGGGGTGGCTGCGCAAGGTGCGCGGCGGCGCCACCGCCCAGCCGTCCGCGCTCTATCACGGCGACGTGCGTCATCGCGTGCAGGCGATGTCAGAGGCCAAACGCCTGCTCGCGGAGGAGGCGGTGACGCTGGTCGAGCCGGGCGCGTCCGTCATGATCGACGAGAGCACGACCGGCCTGGCCGTCGCGGGGCTGCTGCCGGCCCGAGGCCCGGTGACCGTGATCTCCAACTTCCTCGCGGTGGTGAACCTGCTGGCGGGCGAGGCCACCATCGACCTCATCGCCCTGGGCGGGGCCTACTACCCCGCCTACGACGCCTTTCTCGGCATGCGCACCACGGAGGCGATCAGGTCGCTGCACGCGGACGTGCTGTTCATGTCGACCACCGCGGTGACCAACGGGCACTGCTACCACCAGTCGCAGGAGACGGTGGCGGTGAAGCGGGCGCTGATGGAGTCGGCGGGGCGCAAGGTGCTACTGATCGACCACACGAAGTTCAGCAAGCGGGGGCTGCATCAGCTGGCGCCGCTCACGGCCTTCGACCTGGTGATCGTGGACGACGGCGCCGCCGAATCCGACCTCGCGCCCCTCCGCGCAGCCGGCGTCCCGCTGAGAGTGGCCTCAGGCTGA